In one Carassius carassius chromosome 12, fCarCar2.1, whole genome shotgun sequence genomic region, the following are encoded:
- the LOC132154210 gene encoding pancreas transcription factor 1 subunit alpha-like — MDSVLDPFTGLDSFSSPYFDDDDFFTDHSSRDHLDTDDFLDEDVDFLTNQIQEYYKDSRILQDGDYRDAGNFSFSSSSSTFSYGCADSTSELSPHRDGPFLKRRRRMRSEVEMQQLRQAANVRERRRMQSINDAFEGLRSHIPTLPYEKRLSKVDTLRLAIGYINFLAELVQSDTPIRNPHSDTLNQPKKVIICHRGTRSPSPSDPDYGLPPLAGHSLSWTDEKQLKDQNIIRTAKVWTPEDPRKLHLKSSINNIENEPPFNFIS, encoded by the exons ATGGACAGTGTGTTGGATCCATTCACAGGCTTAGACTCCTTCTCCTCCCCTTATTTCGACGACGATGACTTCTTCACGGACCACTCGTCGAGGGACCACTTGGACACAGACGACTTTTTGGACGAGGATGTCGATTTCCTCACCAATCAAATTCAAGAATATTATAAGGACAGTCGGATATTGCAGGACGGAGATTACCGTGACGCTGGCAATTTCTCTTTTTCTTCGTCGTCTTCGACTTTCTCGTACGGATGCGCTGACAGCACCTCGGAACTGTCCCCTCACAGAGACGGTCCCTTCCTGAAGAGGCGGAGGCGCATGAGATCCGAAGTGGAGATGCAACAGTTGCGTCAAGCTGCCAACGTCCGGGAGCGACGGAGGATGCAGTCCATTAACGATGCTTTCGAAGGACTGCGATCACACATCCCCACTCTACCATACGAGAAAAGACTTTCAAAAGTTGACACTTTACGTCTTGCAATCGGCTACATAAACTTCCTTGCAGAACTTGTGCAGTCCGACACGCCAATCCGGAACCCACACAGTGATACTTTAAACCAACCTAAAAAAGTCATCATTTGCCACAGAGGAACAa GGTCCCCATCTCCAAGTGACCCAGACTACGGCTTGCCTCCTCTCGCCGGACACTCTCTGTCATGGACTGATGAGAAGCAGTTAAAAGATCAGAACATCATTAGAACAGCGAAAGTCTGGACACCAGAAGACCCAAGAAAGTTGCACTTGAAATCATCCATCAACAACATTGAGAACGAACCACCCTTTAACTTTATTTCCTAA